One Ooceraea biroi isolate clonal line C1 chromosome 6, Obir_v5.4, whole genome shotgun sequence genomic window carries:
- the LOC105285875 gene encoding acid sphingomyelinase-like phosphodiesterase 3a, giving the protein MIRDYLILLSWLCAVQGKIGYFWHITDIHYDPKYSTQGNTATMCWNAGTRNSIDGGRIRLDRKLAGKFGDYSCDSPWALIESAARAMRSKQSEGIEFVLWTGDALTRTVGMSVELRLQCLRNLTDLLHRTFKGQFVFPALGHEDIGVNYTQLANIWQNWLPPEAQDTFVNAGYYTIEQRMKKYRIVFLNTNLWLNPIDNRMLHRMGSSTVDNTQDPFGQWSWFQKVLEDARKKKEAVYIVGHTPPGVDDHESGAAALNERHNTKYLQVVRLYSDIIRGQFFGHWHSDTFRVIYSDTGLPVSWIMMAPSITPNTVGGPNNPGLRLYKFETNTGQILDYTQYYLNLPEANSNGKANWEVEYSLLEYYELQEISAITLHDLADRFTQSNDYAFVRYYAANTVSLPREVEQIWGCGGPLNGVCALHHYCTVTRLNPESYRECYSSYAYALASTGHSTVRLFFALHLPVLLICAEVLNDR; this is encoded by the exons ATGATACGCGACTACCTGATACTGCTCTCGTGGCTTTGCGCGGTACAAGGGAAAATAG GATATTTCTGGCATATCACGGATATTCATTACGACCCTAAATATTCTACGCAGGGAAACACCGCCACCA TGTGCTGGAACGCTGGCACGAGGAACAGCATCGATGGCGGTCGAATAAGGCTCGACAGAAAACTGGCCGGCAAATTCGGCGACTACAGCTGCGATTCGCCCTGGGCGCTGATCGAGTCGGCGGCGCGGGCAATGAGATCGAAACAAAGCGAAGGAATCGAGTTCGTACTGTGGACGGG CGACGCGCTGACGCGCACCGTCGGCATGAGCGTGGAGCTGCGTCTGCAGTGTTTGCGGAATTTGACCGATCTGTTGCACCGCACATTCAAGGGACAATTCGTGTTCCCCGCACTCGGCCACGAAGACATCGGCGTCAATTACACGCAGCTCGCGAATATCTGGCAGAACTGGCTTCCGCCGGAAGCGCAAGACACCTTCGTGAACG CTGGCTACTATACGATCGAGCAGCGCATGAAAAAATATCGGATCGTCTTCCTTAATACAAATTTGTGGCTGAACCCGATCGACAACCGTATGCTGCACCGCATGGGAAGCAGCACGGTCGATAATACGCAAGATCCCTTCGGCCAGTGGTCCTGGTTCCAGAAGGTTCTCGAAGacgcgaggaagaaaaaggaggcg GTGTACATAGTCGGCCACACGCCGCCAGGAGTGGACGACCATGAAAGCGGAGCCGCAGCACTCAACGAGAGACACAACACGAAGTATCTGCAGGTGGTGCGACTCTACTCGGACATCATCCGGGGACAGTTCTTCGGCCACTGGCACTCGGACACGTTTCGCGTGATTTACAGCGACACAG GTCTGCCCGTATCCTGGATAATGATGGCTCCCAGCATAACGCCGAACACCGTCGGAGGACCCAACAACCCGGGCTTGCGACTGTACAAGTTCGAAACTAACACCGGACAG ATTCTGGATTACACGCAGTACTATCTTAATCTGCCCGAAGCGAATTCAAACGGCAAAGCGAACTGGGAGGTCGAATACTCGCTGCTCGAGTATTACGAGCTGCAGGAGATATCGGCGATCACTCTTCATGACCTGGCGGACCGATTTACACAATCGAATGATTACGCCTTCGTCAG GTATTACGCGGCCAACACGGTCTCGCTGCCGCGCGAGGTGGAGCAGATCTGGGGCTGCGGCGGTCCGCTCAACGGAGTCTGTGCGCTGCATCATTATTGCACCGTGACGAGGCTCAATCCCGAGTCCTATAG GGAATGCTACTCGTCCTATGCTTACGCCCTGGCATCTACGGGACACTCCACCGTGCGTCTCTTCTTCGCGTTGCATCTGCCAGTCCTGCTGATCTGTGCTGAGGTCCTGAACGACCGGTAG